The genomic segment CTTGAACCCCGACCGCGAAGCACCGAGCAGCAGCGTACCGCCCAGCCCCGCACCATAAACCGATGAAGACGGCCCTTTGATAACTTCTACCCTATCCACAATGCCCAGGTCAATGTCTTCTAATGTGGTTTCACCATCGCCCGTGGTGAGCGGAATATCATTGAAGTAGGCGCGAATTTTATTGGTAGAAAACAACGAACGCGAACCTATTCCCCTGATAATCAATTTATTGGTATTCAGTGTTCCGCTTTGCATCAATACCCCCGGAATGCGGTTCAGTGCGGGGGCAATAATCACGTTGTTGTCGCGCTGCAAATCGCGAAGGCTGAGCACTGCTACTGCCGCCGGCACGCGCAACAGCGGTGCATCGGCTTCCATGCCCGTAATCAGTACTTCGTTGAGCGTAGTGTAGGTAGCTTGCAAGGCAATGGTAAAACTTCCCGTAGCGGCAGGCACGCGCCACAGCAATGTTTCATAGCCTACGTGCGAAAGCCGCAACGTATCACCGGCTTTGATTTCCGCAAGGTTAAAAATACCTTTGTTGTCCGTTGCCGTTTGCTTTTGCCCATATTGCACCGAAACCTGCGGCAAGGGAAGGTTTGTGGCAAGGTCAATTACATAACCCCTGATTTGTGCAGGGGCAGGCAGCGACAATGCCGCTATTACAATCAAACAAAGCAGATATTTGTACGAATCATTAAACATTCCGGCAATTTTAAGGGTTTATTTGACAGACTTTTACAAACAACCTTTAAAATCGGTTTGCAGGTTTTTTTGTTCATTTTTATTTTGCCGACCGTTTTTTACTCCATACCGGTATAGCCCCTCTTGCACAAAAGTCCCGACTATCGGAAAAAAATATGTGTTCAGACAATAGTTAATTTGCTTAATCATTCTTAACTTTTCACCGTTCTTAAATCTTTACTTACTCACAATTGTAATCAGCAATGAAAAAACTTTTCACTCTTCTTTTCACGTGGGGCATACTGCTTGCCTCCCATGCCGTTATGGCACAACGAGGTACCGTACAGGGTACTGTCAAAGATGAAACCGGCGAAATAGCACCGGGCATAAACGTAATTGTTATAGGCACAAGTACGGGAACTGTCGTAAAAGCAGACGGTACTTACATGCTTTCCGTTCCGGCAGGTAATCTGCAATTGCAGTTTTCGGGTATCGGCTACAAAACGGTAGTCCAAAACGTCAGTGTAAAAGACGGCGAAACCGTAACCTTAGATGTTACCATCAATACAGGCACCAGCGTATTGAACGACGTAGTGGTTTCTGCCACCCGCCAGCCTGTTCGCAAAATTGAGGCAACAACGGCAGTAAGTGTATTGAACGCCGATGAACTGCTGAAACAAGTAGCTCCTACCATTGGTGATGCCTTGCGCTTCACGCCGGGTATATTTGTAGCTTCGCAACGCGGACGTGTGCGCGCCAACATCATTATGCGCGGCTTCCCTGAAAACCTCGGCACAGAAGACAAATACACCACCATGCTGATTGACGGTTTACCTGCCTATGCGGGCAGCGGTAACCCTTACGATGTGTATTTCCAGCAGGATTTAAACGTAGAACGCATTGAGGTGGTGCGCGGTGCAGCAGCCACGCTCTTTGGCCGTTCGGCTGCCGCCGGTGTTTACAACATCGTCAGCAAAACAGGCGGCGAAAAAACGCATGGTACCATTGAGCAGATTTTAGCACCCTCTCCTTCCGCTAAGGGTGGCATGATGACCCAAACAGGCATCAACGTAAACGGTGCCATTACGCAAAAACTGCGTTATAACGTAGGCGGCTTCTATCTGAACGACCCCGGCTTCCGTACACAAGCCGGCCCTGACAAAGGCTATCAGTTTCGCGGCAATTTTGATTATTTGTTTGACAAAGGCAGCATCCGCTTGTACGGCACCCTGCGCAGCATGGATTTATTCAACAACGTTGCCGTACCTACCCGTGTGAGCGACCTGAAAATGGACAGCCGCTTTACCAATCGGTTTACCGACTGGGGCGATGTTTGGAATGGTGTAAACTTCACCCGTCCGACGGGCATTACAGCAGCTACCGTGCCTCTTTTCCAAGGCAGCACCGAAACCATCAGCGGCAACCCGAACAACATAGAACAAGTTAATGTCGGCAAAGCCAACGAACGCGGTAACTACGGCGACGTGCGCTCCATCGGTCTGCGTTTTAACTACAACTTCGGCAGCGGATTCTCCATGCAGAACAACCTCCGCTACCAACGCGCCGATTTGGGTACGAAATTCATTACTGCTACGGCTTATGTTACCTCAACTGCTAACCCCAATCAGTTATGGGCTAACGTATTCAACTCTACCGGTGAGCGCACCATGTTTGATATCATTGATGAGTTGATTTTGAAGAAAGAAGCTACCATCGGCAACAGCAAGCACGTATTGACCGCCGGCGGCTATTTGGGTTACTATGAGCAACGGGCACTGGCAAGCGGTGTGTTTCTGGCCTCTGACCTGAGCGATGGTACGGTAAGATTGCGCACGCCGTTCCCGGGCGCAATACCCGGCATTTTGACTACTAACCTGCTGCGCGGCTCCGATACTTATTCGCAAGTAACCAACACTTCGGTATTCGTGGGTGATGAAGCCTCTTTTGCAGGCGATAAATTAAAAGTCAATCTTGGCTTGCGCTTTGACAACAGCAATATTAACATCCTACACTTCCTGCCCAAGTCTGCTAACGGACAAGTTACAGGGCCTTTGTTTGTATCGGGCTTTACCGACCGTCGCGAGGTGAGCATCGGTGCATTTAGCGCAACGCTGGGTATGAACTACTTAGTGGGCAAAAACTCCGCTATTTACGGCAACTTTGTGCGCGCGTTCCGTGCTCCCGACGAGCAAATATTCGTGAATATGCTCCGCGGTGTACCCGGACAACAACCACCACCTGAGCAGTTAGGCCCGGGCTTGGTAAACTATCGCCCGATTGACCCGACCAACCGTCCTTTTGTAACACAAATAGACAAACCGGAAACCATTTACAATGCAGAAATCGGCTTCCGTACTTCGGCACTGAACGAAGATTTAAGTTTTGACGTAGCCGGTTATTACACACAAATCAACGACCGTATCATTTCCGGCTTCCGCGATGTCGCACCGGGCTTCCCGCCGCAATCAACGTCTATCAGCGAAGGTTCCGTAGCCATCCGCGGCTTTGAAGGAACGGTAACTTATACGCCTTCTTGGGCAAAAGGGCTATTACTGCGCACTTCGCTAACCCTCCAAAGCAGCGAGTTCCTGTCCATCCCGAACGGCTTGCGCCTGACTTCCGTATTCACTATTCCGGAAGCCGAACTGAAAGGCAAAAAAATCAAAAACGTGCCCGGCACCATCTGGAACTTCAACGCACAGTATGAGCGCAAATTCAGCAAATCATTTGCCGCAGGTTTGGGCATAGACGGCAACTATATGGCCAACCGCTACGGCGACGAATTGAACCGATTCAAACTGGCAGATGTGATGCTGCTGAACGGCAACGTATTTGCCAAAGCCATTCTGAAAAACGGCAATGATATCCGCTTCTCGGTTCGCGTGAGCAACCTAACCGATACACAGGAAATTTTGTGGCTGCTGGACGTAACCAACCCGATTGTAGCGACAAGTGCACCAACCAATGCAACCATGATTCCGGGTATTCCGTTCCTGCCGCGCCGCACCTTTTTTACAGTGGCTTACAGTTTCTAAGTTTCTGGCAAAAAACGGAAAGCCGTATCGCAATTCCGACAGGTTGTTAAAACTTGTCGGAATTGTCTTTCTTGACAGACACATGAATAACCTCACTTAACGAAGATTTTACCATGCATTACAATCGTCTTGCACCGCCCGAAAATAGTCGGCTGGTAGTTGTCGGGGGCTGTGGCGGCATCGGGCGCGCAGTTGTCCGATTGGCTCTTGCCAACGGCCTCCAAGTAGCCGTTGTAGACTTGCCCCAATCTGTGGAAATGTTTCCGCCGCCTGAGGGTGTCATAACAATTACCGCAGATGCTACACAAGAATCGGCCGTCCGTCAGGCTTTTACCCAAATTGGCGAGCAATGGGGCGCAATAGACGGGCTGGTTAATTTGGCAGGCTTCCTCACCACTTTTGAAACAGTAGAAAACATCAGTGCTGACCAATGGGAGTATATCTCCGACGGCAGCCTGCTGACAACGCTGTTCCCTTGCAAATATGCCATTCCGCTGCTTCGCAAAAGCGAAGGCACAGCCGCCATTGTAAACATGACCACCGGCATTGCCTATGTAGGACGCGCCCGCTATGGCCCTTATGCGGCAGCCAAGGCAGCGGTTATTTCACTAACCAAAACACTGGCCGTAGAAAACGCCCCAAAAATTCGCGTCAATGCCGTTGCGCCCGGTGCCGTAGATACCCCCTTTCTTTCGGGTGGAACAGCCCACGGAGGCACAGAAGGAGGCAGTGCCCGCCGCGTTAATATGGGCGAATACCTGAAACTTGTACCGATGGGGTATCTGGCACAACCCGAAGAAGTAGCCGAGCCGATTCTTTTCCTCCTCAGCAATGCCGCCCGATATATCACCGGACAGGTTTTGCACATCAACGGCGGCGCTTTGATGATTTAAAGAACGTTACCGTCGGCTAGGGCAATGTGGCAAATTCCATAATTTTTTAGGCTTTTATTCAGGTTTTATGCCATTTGCAGGCTAATTTGTGGCTATTACA from the Rhodoflexus caldus genome contains:
- a CDS encoding TonB-dependent receptor, which encodes MKKLFTLLFTWGILLASHAVMAQRGTVQGTVKDETGEIAPGINVIVIGTSTGTVVKADGTYMLSVPAGNLQLQFSGIGYKTVVQNVSVKDGETVTLDVTINTGTSVLNDVVVSATRQPVRKIEATTAVSVLNADELLKQVAPTIGDALRFTPGIFVASQRGRVRANIIMRGFPENLGTEDKYTTMLIDGLPAYAGSGNPYDVYFQQDLNVERIEVVRGAAATLFGRSAAAGVYNIVSKTGGEKTHGTIEQILAPSPSAKGGMMTQTGINVNGAITQKLRYNVGGFYLNDPGFRTQAGPDKGYQFRGNFDYLFDKGSIRLYGTLRSMDLFNNVAVPTRVSDLKMDSRFTNRFTDWGDVWNGVNFTRPTGITAATVPLFQGSTETISGNPNNIEQVNVGKANERGNYGDVRSIGLRFNYNFGSGFSMQNNLRYQRADLGTKFITATAYVTSTANPNQLWANVFNSTGERTMFDIIDELILKKEATIGNSKHVLTAGGYLGYYEQRALASGVFLASDLSDGTVRLRTPFPGAIPGILTTNLLRGSDTYSQVTNTSVFVGDEASFAGDKLKVNLGLRFDNSNINILHFLPKSANGQVTGPLFVSGFTDRREVSIGAFSATLGMNYLVGKNSAIYGNFVRAFRAPDEQIFVNMLRGVPGQQPPPEQLGPGLVNYRPIDPTNRPFVTQIDKPETIYNAEIGFRTSALNEDLSFDVAGYYTQINDRIISGFRDVAPGFPPQSTSISEGSVAIRGFEGTVTYTPSWAKGLLLRTSLTLQSSEFLSIPNGLRLTSVFTIPEAELKGKKIKNVPGTIWNFNAQYERKFSKSFAAGLGIDGNYMANRYGDELNRFKLADVMLLNGNVFAKAILKNGNDIRFSVRVSNLTDTQEILWLLDVTNPIVATSAPTNATMIPGIPFLPRRTFFTVAYSF
- a CDS encoding SDR family NAD(P)-dependent oxidoreductase, whose translation is MHYNRLAPPENSRLVVVGGCGGIGRAVVRLALANGLQVAVVDLPQSVEMFPPPEGVITITADATQESAVRQAFTQIGEQWGAIDGLVNLAGFLTTFETVENISADQWEYISDGSLLTTLFPCKYAIPLLRKSEGTAAIVNMTTGIAYVGRARYGPYAAAKAAVISLTKTLAVENAPKIRVNAVAPGAVDTPFLSGGTAHGGTEGGSARRVNMGEYLKLVPMGYLAQPEEVAEPILFLLSNAARYITGQVLHINGGALMI